Genomic DNA from Halococcus saccharolyticus DSM 5350:
GTCTCAACGCCACCACCAGCGTCAGCGAGGGCTTGCCGGCACGCGACCTGCTCGCGTACGCCGATGAACACGATGTCGACCTCATCACGATGGCCACGACCGGCCGCACGGGTGTGAGTCGGTATCTCCTCGGGAGCACCGCGGAACGGCTCATCAGACACGCCGAGATGCCGGTGTTGGCGGTCAACGCGCGAGAGCAGGCGAACCGATGACCACCGATGAACTGGGCGCACACGGTAGGTTCGGATGGACGAAGAGTCGATTCGTGGGTCCTTGTCGAGTCAGAGCGTCGGGGTGTTGGGACTCCCGACCGAAGGGTACGCCCGCGCTACGCCCGATGTCATTTCGGTTCGACGGTGACTCGTGACTCTATTTTTCTACCTCGTCGGCTCCGGCAGCAGGCAAGTCGATTTGAACGACTGGGCGACGGTCGCCCGATTTCTCGTCTATCGGCGCAAGGGCTTCCCTTTCCCCTCCCGCCAGAGGATGGCAACTCTCGCTGGCCGGAAAATCCTTAACTGACAATGGCTGGTAGGATCTCGTATGTTTGAGACGATCCTTCTCCCTACCGATGGGAGTAACGGAGCAACAGTCGCCGTCGATCACGTTCTCGATATCGCTGCGGCGCATGATGCAACGGTTCACATCCTCAACGTCGCGGACACGACACGGGATAGCGTTATCCAGATTCAAGGTGACGTCGTTGATGTCCTCGAACAGGAGGGTGAACAGATCGTTCGCGATGCCGCTGACCGTGCTCGTCAGCGTGGGGTCACTACTGTTACAGAGGTCCTTCAGGGGGAGCCATATAGCACGATCCTCGATTATGCCGAATTGCGCGATGTCGACGTCATCGCCATGCCCACACATGGGCGTCAGGGTCTCGAACGGCTCCTGATCGGTAGCACCACCGAGCGTGTCGTCAGGCGGGCGGATATCCCCGTGCTCACGATTCGACCGGATAGCGATATCACGGTCACTCATCCGTATCGAAACGTACTGGTTCCGACCGACGGGAGCGATTGCGCGAGGGAAGCTCTCGAGACGGGCGTTGACGTGGCGACTGAAGAGACGGCCGCACTTCATCTGCTGTCGGTCGTCGATGTCACGAGCCTTGGCGTCGATGTTCGCATCCAGATGCAGGTGAAGTTCCTCGAAGAGAATGCGACCGAGATCGTTGAGGACGCCACGGAGTTCGCAACGGACGCTTCAGTCGACCCCGTTTCCGGGTCAGTTGTACTCGGAACATCGATCCATGGCGAGATTCTTTCGTACATCGACGAGCACGATGTGGACCTCATTGTCGTCGGCACACATGGTCGAACTGGATTCGACCGGTACATGCTGGGGAGTGTCACCGAAAAGTTAGTGCGAACGTCACCGATACCAGTGCTGACCGTTCGAACGGGCAGAGAGGAAACGTAGCACTACACCCCCGGTATCGTTTTAGCGAGAACACGACGCAAAGTAAACTAGATCAGAAGATGGATTTCGTGGGAGAGTTGATTCCTCAGCTGATTCATATTATATCCCAGAGTAGATTGCATACTAACGGCCTACCGAAAACTTGATCGCCTCAGTGAGGCGTCCTTGTTGGCAACCTACACCGAAATCAGGCAGGACGGCCATCACCAAACCCAGTATCGCGCCGACATCGAGGAGATCACTATTTGGCCCAACGACGAGCGTGATTTCGAGTTATCGATCGTACGACCCAGTATAAACCCCGACGAACAGCTAGCCAACATCTGGGACGAACTCAGACGAGAAACATGAGCAGCCATATCACGACCGTTGTGATCGCGCTCAAGACGATCACGTTGGTTAGGGTCCGTCGGAGCCCCCGTCGCGTTCCCTGTCCTCTTGACGATCGTTCCGACGGCTGCGGTAGCGGCAGTTGCGCCGATACCGAGTGGGGCGGGCGGTGTGAGCGTCGCACTCATTGCATTGATAGTCGCTACCACCACCATCGCGGCTCCAGAGATCGGGGCCGCCGTAGTGCTCTACCGCGCAATAACGCACTGGTTCCGCACGCTCGTTGGTGGAGTCGTCACCGCGATGCTGGTGGGATTCGGCCAGGCCGATGACTAAGTATCGTCGTTGACGACCAGGTGTAGGGTAATCCCATCCGGATCAGCTACCTCCACACCGCTCTCGATAGTGGTAGACGAAACTCCCCGTTTGCCGAGTCGTTGTTGAATCACATCAACTGCGTCTTGTTCGGGGAGTACGAACTCGAACCAGTGGAGACCGCGTCCTGTGGATGGTGACGTCCGTCCGTTCCAGACATTCAGTCCGAGCCGATGGTGGTAGTCACCATAATCGAGGAATAATGCCGAATCACCGTACTGTTGGCGCACGCCTATTCCGAGCGTGTCGACATAAAATTCGCGTGCTGTCGAGATCGATGAGACTTCGAGATGAACGTGACCGACCGTCGTTTCGGCGGGGACCGTAGCCTCCTCTCGCCCAAGGTCACGGATTGAGTCGAGGTCAAGCGGTAACGTGTCGATTTCGATCATCCCGTTGTCCCTATGGGGCCACTTCTCGCGTGGCCTGTCGCGGTACACTTCGATACCGTTGTCCTCCGGATCGGAAAGATAGAGAGCTTCACTCACGCGATGATCCGATGCGCCGTCGAGTTGCCAGTGATTCTCAACACGGGTGAGTGCGTTTCCGAGGGCGGCCCGCGAGGGAACGAGAAACGCCGTATGAAACAGCCCAATCCCCTCGTCTTTCCGTTCCGACGCTGTCGCATCCGCGATCAGTGAAAGGAGTTGCTCGCTACCAGCTCCAAGGATCGCTCGGTCAGTCTCCCGATGCTGTACGTCGAGCCCGATGACAGTGGTGTAAAACTCAACCATTCGGTCGAGATCATTCACGACGAGTGCAACGCGTCCGATGTCTGTCGCTGCTAGGGGTTCCGTCTCAGAGTCAACCATGGAACAGGTTGTATAGCATGGGATATGTGTATATCACATTCACGGATCTGTAGCGGAGTGGGTTGCCGAATCGGACGAGGCAGGGCAACGTTCGACCGAGCCGACCTCGTAGCCAAGGTCGGCAATTGTCTCCCGGAGTTCGTCGGTGGTGATTCGGTGTGGGTTGAACGTGACCTCAACACACTGCTCGTCGGCGTCTGCATGGATCTCGCGGACGCCGTCTCGCTCGTCGAGGGTGTCTGTGACGCGGTCTTCACAGCTACCGCAGTTCAGGCCGGTGTCGAACGTCGCCGTCTCACGTGCTGGCTTCTCGTCGTCTTTCGCTTCGTCGGCGGTTACCTCCTCGCTCTTCCCAGGTGGCTCGGGTTCGGATGTTTTGTCGGTTTCCACGCCCTCAATCGTGAAGTCCGTCTTGATTCCCCCTCCAGAGAGTAGTTGGCCGGCGAAACTATTTGCTAACACTGCTGACACCGAGAGGACCATCGCGATCATCGCAAACACTGGGTGAATAAGGCCCGTGGTCGCGGCGGTGACACCGATGCCGTTGAAGCTGAATGCTCCAATGAGATTTTG
This window encodes:
- a CDS encoding universal stress protein, whose amino-acid sequence is MFETILLPTDGSNGATVAVDHVLDIAAAHDATVHILNVADTTRDSVIQIQGDVVDVLEQEGEQIVRDAADRARQRGVTTVTEVLQGEPYSTILDYAELRDVDVIAMPTHGRQGLERLLIGSTTERVVRRADIPVLTIRPDSDITVTHPYRNVLVPTDGSDCAREALETGVDVATEETAALHLLSVVDVTSLGVDVRIQMQVKFLEENATEIVEDATEFATDASVDPVSGSVVLGTSIHGEILSYIDEHDVDLIVVGTHGRTGFDRYMLGSVTEKLVRTSPIPVLTVRTGREET
- a CDS encoding heavy-metal-associated domain-containing protein, whose translation is QNLIGAFSFNGIGVTAATTGLIHPVFAMIAMVLSVSAVLANSFAGQLLSGGGIKTDFTIEGVETDKTSEPEPPGKSEEVTADEAKDDEKPARETATFDTGLNCGSCEDRVTDTLDERDGVREIHADADEQCVEVTFNPHRITTDELRETIADLGYEVGSVERCPASSDSATHSATDP
- a CDS encoding VOC family protein; protein product: MVDSETEPLAATDIGRVALVVNDLDRMVEFYTTVIGLDVQHRETDRAILGAGSEQLLSLIADATASERKDEGIGLFHTAFLVPSRAALGNALTRVENHWQLDGASDHRVSEALYLSDPEDNGIEVYRDRPREKWPHRDNGMIEIDTLPLDLDSIRDLGREEATVPAETTVGHVHLEVSSISTAREFYVDTLGIGVRQQYGDSALFLDYGDYHHRLGLNVWNGRTSPSTGRGLHWFEFVLPEQDAVDVIQQRLGKRGVSSTTIESGVEVADPDGITLHLVVNDDT